TACCCACCACTCGGGTATGGATATGAATGTCGGGTTGCTTTATCGCTACAATATTTTTTGGTTATTCCTGTTGCCGCAGCCCTGGTTCGGTGCCTTCGCCATGTACACCGGTATGTACGAGGCCTATGCCGTTGCGATCTTTGCCACCTATGCCTGTAATGTATTGACTCATACCGCTTTTCGCTGGGACCTGTACCTGCGTGCCAAGGCGCCATGGTCTGAGCCTATTTGGTGGGTGATTGAGCGTGTGATTACGCTGCCCGATACGCATCACGCACACCATGCTTACGGCAAGGGTGCTCACCCCAACGGCAACTACGCGGTCAGCCTGTTTATCTACGATGTGATCTTTGGCACGGCGAAGATACCGAACCAGCGCCAGAGCAAGTTTGGCCTGCCGATTTCCCCCCGACTACACTGGGCCGAGGAGATGTTTTGGCCGGCGATAAAGAAACCACTGCTGCCTAAGCCAGCCAAGGCAGCCAAGCCCAGTGATGCTGCCACCGCGTAAATTGACAGCACATTTAAAAAGCAGCCTCGGCTGCTTTTTTATTGCTCTAAATAAAGGTGGTCAATAATATCGTCGTTCTTCCATACCGCTAAAACCGTTTGCTCAGTTGTGGTGCTATCGGCAGATTCGATAAAGTCACGGAGCCCGGAGCAGAAATACTGGCCGCAGATATCGGCACGTAATTCATCGGGCAGGCAGCAGCCGTTTTCGGCTTGGTACACACAGCCACCCTCGATGGTTTGGCTGGGGATATAGCTCAAATAGAGCTCGGTTACTGCGTCGAGCTCAATCTCTTGCTGGCTGATTACGCGGCTGATGGTCGACTCTTCGATAAAGGCAAAATATTCGCGACCATTAAAACAGCAGTGCCCCCGGCAGGCGGTGCAGGCGGTGACCAGTGCGTCGCTTAACTCGTCGATGTCATCGGGGGCGAGGAAGTCAGTCACATGATCGCTCTCATCCTCGCCGCTGTAGTACTCGACCAATTGCTGTAGATGCTGCTCGAACTCTTCGATTACTGCGTAATCAAGTGTTGTTGCCTGATTCGGATTGTAAGGAATGGAGACCAGCTGCAGCTCCTCTGGGCTGATATCGAGTGCCTTACAGCTGCTGTCAATCAGTGTTTTTTGCTGCCCTTGGCGATACTGCTCTCGTTGCTCGCGACTGTTTTTCTCATGCTGGAGTACTTGCTGCTGTTGCTTGAGTTTGCAGTCGATCTGCTCGCAGACAGAGAGGCTGTTGGCGATACTGTCTGCCAGCGGTTGTTGGCAGAAACGGCAATGCCGATCAGATAAGCGAGTTTGGGACTTGTTCATAGTTCGATGATTCACAGCGCTAAAAAAGCCATTATAGATGACTGAGCACGGCAAAGCTTGAGCACAGTCCTGTTGCGCTTGGGGTAGCAGTCCGTAAAATGACGTTTTAATTTAAAGTCAGGGTATTAATGTGTCAAATGTATTCGTAGTGATTGTGGCTGTGCTCTTGATTGCTTGGGGAGTCTGGCGAGCAGCGAACAATCAGAAGGTTGGCGCCGCCAACTTGGCGGCAGGTGAAGCGTTTCTCGCCCATAATGCCGATAAACCGGGGGTGGTAACCACGGCGTCGGGCCTGCAGTACTTGGTGCTGACGCAGGGTGAGGGGACTGAGTCCCCGACGGCCAAGAGCCAGGTGACTGTGCACTACCACGGCACGCTGATGGATGGCACTGTCTTTGATAGCTCGGTAGAGCGACGTCAGTCAATCACCTTTGGTCTGAATCAGGTGATCAAGGGTTGGACAGAGGGTGTTCAGTTGATGGTTGTCGGCGATAAATACCGTTTCTT
The sequence above is drawn from the Sinobacterium norvegicum genome and encodes:
- a CDS encoding FKBP-type peptidyl-prolyl cis-trans isomerase; the protein is MSNVFVVIVAVLLIAWGVWRAANNQKVGAANLAAGEAFLAHNADKPGVVTTASGLQYLVLTQGEGTESPTAKSQVTVHYHGTLMDGTVFDSSVERRQSITFGLNQVIKGWTEGVQLMVVGDKYRFFIPAKLAYGSRNMGAIAANSVLIFEVELLAF
- a CDS encoding sterol desaturase family protein, whose product is MESRAVDTEIILAIVVFGSFVVMYLLEVLAGKMKNSARPKRDAIFTLFGMFGQSMVPGVIIGTLAGMAMLALFPAQSGSFAGSSLWLTAFILFASMEFCHYVIHRYAHEWRWMWKLHRTHHSGMDMNVGLLYRYNIFWLFLLPQPWFGAFAMYTGMYEAYAVAIFATYACNVLTHTAFRWDLYLRAKAPWSEPIWWVIERVITLPDTHHAHHAYGKGAHPNGNYAVSLFIYDVIFGTAKIPNQRQSKFGLPISPRLHWAEEMFWPAIKKPLLPKPAKAAKPSDAATA